AGTGCATACATCCACTACCACTGTGACACCACCATCTACGACAACAGGAACTCCTATAGTGCCTAGCACCACTACAACTGTGACTCCACCATCTacgacaacagagacttccactgcCAGCTCTGCGACTACTACAGTGACGACCACGACTCCTACAGAGCCTAGCACCATTACCACTGTGACACcgccatctacaacaacagagacttccactgcCAGCTCTACGACAATGACTCCTACAGGGCCTACCACCACTACCACTGTGGCACcgccatctacaacaacagagacttccactgcCAGCTCTACGACTACTACTCCTACAGTGCCTACCACCACTACCACTGTGACACCGCCAACTACAACTACAGAGACTTCGACTGCCAGCTCTACAACTACTACAGTGACACCTATGACTCCTACAGTGCCTACCACCACTACCACTGTGACACCACCATCTACGACAACAGGAACTCCTATAGTGCCTAGCACCACTACCACTGTGACACCGCCATCTacgacaacagagacttccacttCCAGCTCTACGACTACTACAGTGACGACCACGACTCCTACAGTGCCTAGCACCATTACCACTGTGACACcgccatctacaacaacagagacttccactgcCAGCTCTACGACAATGACTCCTACAGGGCCTACCACCACTACCACTGTGACACCACCATCTACAACTACAGAGACTTCCACTGCCAGCTCCACGACTCCTATAGTGCATACATCCACTACCACTGTGACACCACCATCTACGACAACAGGAACTCCTATAGTGCCTAGCACCACTACCACTGTGACACcgccatctacaacaacagagacttccactgcCAGCTCTACGACAATGACTCCTACAGGGCCTACCACCACTACCACTGTGACACCACCATCTACAACTACAGAGACTTCCACTGCCAGCTCCACGACTCCTACAGTGCCTACCACCACTACCACTGTGACACCACCATCTACGACAACAGGAACTCCTATAGTGCCTAGCACCACTACCACTGTGACACCGCCATCTacgacaacagagacttccactgcCAGCTCTACGACTACTACAGTGACGACCACGACTCCTACAGAGCCTAGCACCATTACCACTGTGACACcgccatctacaacaacagagacttccactgcCAGCTCTACGACAATGACTCCTACAGGGCCTACCACCACTACCACTGTGGCACCGCCATCTacgacaacagagacttccactgcCAGCTCTACGACTACTACTCCTACAGTGCCTACCACCACTACCACTGTGACACCGCCAACTACAACTACAGAGGCTTCGACTGCCAGCTCTACAACTACTACAGTGACACCTACAACTCCTACAGTGCCTACCACCATTTCCACTGTGACACCGCCATCTACGACAACAGAGACTTCTACAGTGCCTAGCACCACTACCACTGTGACACCACCATCTacgacaacagagacttccactgcCAGCTCTACGACTACTACAGTGACGACCACGACTCCTACAGAGCCTAGCACCATTACCACTGTGACACcaccatctacaacaacagagacttccactgcCAGCTCTACGACAATGACTCCTACAGGGCCTACCACCACTACCACTGTGGCACcgccatctacaacaacagagacttccactgcCAGCTCTACGACAATGACTCCTACAGGGCCTACCACCACTACCACTGTGGCACCGCCATCTacgacaacagagacttccactgcCAGCTTTATGACTACTACTCCTACAGTGCCTACCACCACTACCACTGTGACACCGCCAACTACAACTACAGAGACTTCGACTGCCAGCTCTACGACTACTACAGTGACAACCACGACTCCTACAGTGCCTACCACCACTACCACTGTGACACCGCCATCTACAACTAAAGAGACTTCCACTGCCAGCTTTACAACTCTTACAGTGCCTACCACCACTACCACTGTGACACCACCATCTACGACAACAGAAACTCCTACAGTGCCTAGCACCACTACCA
The sequence above is drawn from the Carassius gibelio isolate Cgi1373 ecotype wild population from Czech Republic chromosome B25, carGib1.2-hapl.c, whole genome shotgun sequence genome and encodes:
- the LOC128014039 gene encoding mucin-2-like; this encodes MTPTGPTTTTTVAPPSTTTETSTASSTTTTPTVPTTTTTVTPPSTTTETSTASSTTPIVHTSTTTVTPPSTTTGTPIVPSTTTTVTPPSTTTETSTASSATTTVTTTTPTEPSTITTVTPPSTTTETSTASSTTMTPTGPTTTTTVAPPSTTTETSTASSTTTTPTVPTTTTTVTPPTTTTETSTASSTTTTVTPMTPTVPTTTTTVTPPSTTTGTPIVPSTTTTVTPPSTTTETSTSSSTTTTVTTTTPTVPSTITTVTPPSTTTETSTASSTTMTPTGPTTTTTVTPPSTTTETSTASSTTPIVHTSTTTVTPPSTTTGTPIVPSTTTTVTPPSTTTETSTASSTTMTPTGPTTTTTVTPPSTTTETSTASSTTPTVPTTTTTVTPPSTTTGTPIVPSTTTTVTPPSTTTETSTASSTTTTLYDNDSYRAYHHYHCGTAIYDNRDFHCQLYDYYSYSAYHHYHCDTANYNYRGFDCQLYNYYSDTYNSYSAYHHFHCDTAIYDNRDFYNFHCQLYDNDSYRAYHHYHCGTAIYNNRDFHCQLYDNDSYRAYHHYHCGTAIYDNRDFHCQLYDYYSYSAYHHYHCDTANYNYRDFDCQLYDYYSDNHDSYSAYHHYHLPTTTTTVTPPSTTTETPTVPSTTTTVTPPSTTTETSTASSTTKTPTVPTTTTTVTPPSTTTETSTVLSTTTTVTPPSTTTETSTASSTTTTVTTTTPTVPSTITTVTPPSTTTETSTASSTTKTPTVPTTTTSVTPPSTTTETSTASSTTTTPTVPTTTTTLTPPSTTTETSTASSTTTIPTVPTTTTTVTPPTTTTETSTASSTTTTVTPTTPTVPTTISTVTPPSTTTETSTVPSTTTTVTPPSTTTETSTASSTTTTVTTTSPTVPTTTTTVTPPSTTTETSTASSTTMTPTVPTTTTTVTPPSTTRETPTVPTTTTTVTSPSTTKETSTASSTTTTVTTTTPTVPTTTTTVTPPSTTTETSTASSTTTSVTTTTPTVPSTTTTVTPPSTTKETPTVSTTVTPPSTTTETSTASSTTTTVTPTTPTVATNTTTVTLPSTTRFTVHTGPTLSSTTPGSQVENTTTPSFTTTPKCFCTYNNVTYAAEYVIVKYKSYNITLASDKNKVVHETEKYELP